From Pan paniscus chromosome 6, NHGRI_mPanPan1-v2.0_pri, whole genome shotgun sequence, one genomic window encodes:
- the LOC129398342 gene encoding mucin-17-like has translation MSVASSEASTFATTRLDTSTPVTTSTEASSSPTTAEGTSIPTSTPSERTTPLTSIPVSTTPVTSPEASTLSTTPVDSNSPVVTSTEVSSSPTPAEDTSMPTSTYSEGRTPLTSMPVSTTPMASSAISTLSTTPVDTSTPVTTSTEAHSSPTTSERTSMPTSTYSEGSTPLTSIAVSTMPVAISEASTLSTTPVDTRTPVTTSAEASSSPTTAEGTSMPISTPSEGSSPLTSILVSTMPVAISEASTFSTTPVDTSTPVTTSTEASSSPTTAEGTSIPTSSPSERTSPLTSTPVSTTPVASPEASTLSPTPVDSNSPVVTSTEVSSSPTPVEDTSMPTSTYREGSTPLTSMPVSITPVASSVISTLLTTPVDTSTAVTTSTEAHSSPTASEGSSMPTSTPSEGSTTLRSIPVSTTPVASSEASTLSTTPVDTRTPVTTSTEISLSPTTAEGSSMPTSTPGERSTPLTSIHVSTTLVANSEASTLSTTPVDTSTPVTTSSEASSSPTTAEGTSIPTSTPSERMTALTSTPVSTTPVASPEASTLSKTPVDSNSPVVTSTEVSSSPTPVEDTSMPTSTYHEGSIPLTSMPVSTTPVASSAISTLSTTPVDTSRAVTTSTEAHSSPTTSEGHLSPLLVKPVLLLQLLKSCGHFY, from the exons ATGTCAGTGGCCAGTTCTGAGGCTAGCACCTTTGCAACAACTCGTCTTGACACAAGCACACCTGTGACCACGTCTACTGAAGCCAGTTCATCTCCTACAACTGCTGAAGGTACCAGCATACCAACCTCAACTCCTAGTGAAAGAACGACCCCATTAACAAGTATACCTGTCAGCACCACGCCGGTAACCAGTCCTGAGGCTagcaccctttcaacaactcctgttgaCTCCAACAGTCCTGTGGTCACTTCCACTGAAGTCAGTTCATCTCCTACACCTGCTGAAGATACCAGCATGCCAACTTCAACTTATAGTGAAGGAAGAACTCCATTAACAAGTATGCCTGTCAGCACCACACCGATGGCCAGTTCTGCAATCagcaccctttcaacaactcctgttgaCACCAGCACACCTGTCACCACTTCTACTGAAGCCCATTCATCTCCTACAACTTCTGAACGTACCAGCATGCCAACCTCAACTTATAGTGAAGGAAGCACTCCATTAACAAGTATAGCTGTCAGCACCATGCCAGTGGCCATTTCTGAGGCTagcaccctttcaacaactcctgttgaCACCAGGACACCTGTCACCACTTCTGCTGAAGCCAGTTCTTCTCCTACAACTGCTGAAGGTACCAGCATGCCAATCTCAACTCCTAGTGAAGGAAGTAGTCCATTAACAAGTATACTTGTCAGCACCATGCCAGTGGCCATTTCTGAGGCTAGCACCTtttcaacaactcctgttgaCACCAGCACACCTGTGACCACGTCTACTGAAGCCAGTTCATCTCCTACAACTGCTGAAGGTACCAGCATACCAACCTCAAGTCCTAGTGAAAGAACGAGCCCATTAACAAGTACACCTGTCAGCACCACGCCGGTGGCCAGTCCTGAGGCTAGCACTCTTTCACCAACTCCTGTTGACTCCAACAGTCCTGTGGTCACTTCTACTGAAGTCAGTTCGTCTCCTACACCTGTTGAGGATACCAGCATGCCAACCTCAACTTATCGTGAAGGAAGCACTCCATTAACAAGTATGCCTGTCAGCATCACACCGGTGGCCAGTTCTGTAATCAGCACCCTTTTAACAACTCCTGTGGACACCAGCACAGCTGTGACCACTTCTACTGAAGCCCATTCATCTCCTACAGCTTCTGAAGGTAGCAGCATGCCAACCTCAACTCCTAGTGAAGGAAGCACTACATTAAGAAGTATACCTGTCAGCACCACGCCGGTGGCCAGTTCTGAGGCTagcaccctttcaacaactcctgttgaCACCAGGACACCTGTGACCACTTCTACTGAAATCAGCTTATCTCCTACAACTGCTGAAGGTAGCAGCATGCCAACCTCAACTCCTGGTGAAAGAAGCACTCCATTAACAAGTATACATGTCAGCACCACGCTGGTGGCCAATTCTGAGGCTagcaccctttcaacaactcctgttgaCACCAGCACACCTGTGACCACGTCTTCTGAAGCCAGTTCATCTCCTACAACTGCTGAAGGTACCAGCATACCAACCTCAACTCCTAGTGAAAGAATGACCGCATTAACAAGTACACCTGTCAGCACCACGCCGGTGGCCAGTCCTGAGGCTAGCACCCTTTCAAAAACTCCTGTTGACTCCAACAGTCCTGTGGTCACTTCTACTGAAGTCAGTTCATCTCCTACACCTGTTGAAGATACCAGCATGCCAACCTCAACTTATCATGAAGGAAGCATTCCATTAACAAGTATGCCTGTCAGCACCACACCGGTGGCCAGTTCTGCAATCagcaccctttcaacaactcctgtGGACACCAGCAGAGCTGTGACCACTTCTACTGAAGCCCATTCATCTCCTACAACTTCTGAAG GACACCTGTCACCACTTCTGGTGAAGCCAGTTCTTCTCCTACAACTGCTGAAG TCCTGTGGTCACTTCTACTGA
- the LOC129398343 gene encoding mucin-17-like — translation MAVASSGASTLSTTPVDTRTPVTTSTEISSSPTTAEGSSMPTSTPGERSTPLTSIHVSTTLVANSEASTLSTTPVDTSTPVTTSGEASSSPTTAEGSSMPTSTYSEGSTTLRGIPVSTTPVASSEASTLSTNSVDSNSPVGTSTEVRSSPTPAESTSMPTSTYNEGSTPLTNVPVSTKPLASSEASTLSTTPASTFSTTRLDTSTPVTTSTEASSSPTTAEDTSIPTSTPSERTTPLTSIPVSTTPVASPEASTLSTTPVDCNSPVVTSTEVSSSPTPAEDTSMPTSTYSEGRTPLTSMPVSTTPVASSAISTLSTTPVDTSTPVTTSTEAHSSPTTSERTSMPTSTYSEGSTPLTSIAVSTMPVAISEASTLSTTPVDTRTPVTTSAEAHSSPTTSEGTSMPISTPSEGSSPLTSILVSTMPVASSEARTLSTAPVNTSIPVTTSTEGSSSPTTAKDTSMPISSPSEVNTPLTSIVVSTKLLANSEASTLSTTPAESNTTLTISTEASSSTTTAEDASMPISTPSEGSTPLTSILVSTMSVASSEASTFATTRLDTSTPVTTSTEARSSPTTSERTSMPTSTYSEGSTPLTSIPVSTTPVASSEASTLSTTPVDTRTPVTTSAEASSSPTTAEGHL, via the exons ATGGCAGTGGCCAGTTCTGGGGCTagcaccctttcaacaactcctgttgaCACCAGGACACCTGTGACCACTTCTACTGAAATCAGCTCATCTCCTACAACTGCTGAAGGTAGCAGCATGCCAACCTCAACTCCTGGTGAAAGAAGCACTCCATTAACAAGTATACATGTCAGCACCACGCTGGTGGCCAATTCTGAGGCTagcaccctttcaacaactcctgttgaCACCAGCACACCTGTCACCACTTCTGGTGAAGCCAGTTCTTCTCCTACAACTGCTGAAGGTAGCAGCATGCCAACCTCAACTTATAGTGAAGGAAGCACTACATTAAGAGGTATACCTGTCAGCACCACGCCGGTGGCCAGTTCTGAGGCTAGCACCCTTTCAACAAATTCTGTTGACTCCAACAGTCCTGTGGGCACTTCTACTGAAGTCCGTTCATCTCCTACACCTGCTGAAAGTACCAGCATGCCAACCTCAACTTATAATGAAGGAAGCACTCCATTAACAAATGTGCCTGTCAGCACCAAGCCGTTGGCCAGTTCTGAGGCTagcaccctttcaacaactcct GCTAGCACCTTTTCAACAACTCGTCTTGACACAAGCACACCTGTGACCACGTCTACTGAAGCCAGTTCATCTCCTACAACTGCTGAAGATACCAGCATACCAACCTCAACTCCTAGTGAAAGAACGACCCCATTAACAAGTATACCTGTCAGCACCACGCCGGTAGCCAGTCCTGAGGCTagcaccctttcaacaactcctgttgaCTGCAACAGTCCTGTGGTCACTTCTACTGAAGTCAGTTCATCTCCTACACCTGCTGAAGATACCAGCATGCCAACCTCAACTTATAGTGAAGGAAGAACTCCATTAACAAGTATGCCTGTCAGCACCACACCGGTGGCCAGTTCTGCAATCagcaccctttcaacaactcctgttgaCACCAGCACACCTGTGACCACTTCTACTGAAGCCCATTCATCTCCTACAACTTCTGAACGTACCAGCATGCCAACCTCAACTTATAGTGAAGGAAGCACTCCATTAACAAGTATAGCTGTCAGCACCATGCCAGTGGCCATTTCTGAGGCTagcaccctttcaacaactcctgttgaCACCAGGACACCTGTCACCACTTCTGCTGAAGCCCATTCATCTCCTACAACTTCTGAAGGTACCAGCATGCCAATCTCAACTCCGAGTGAAGGAAGTAGTCCATTAACAAGTATACTTGTCAGCACCATGCCAGTGGCCAGTTCTGAGGCTAGGACCCTTTCAACAGCTCCTGTTAACACCAGCATACCTGTCACCACTTCTACTGAAGGCAGTTCTTCTCCTACAACTGCTAAAGATACCAGCATGCCAATCTCAAGTCCTAGTGAAGTGAATACTCCATTAACAAGTATAGTTGTCAGCACCAAGCTGTTGGCCAATTCTGAGGCTAGCACTCTTTCAACAACTCCTGCTGAGTCCAACACTACTTTGACCATTTCTACTGAAGCCAGTTCTTCTACTACAACTGCTGAAGATGCCAGCATGCCGATCTCAACTCCTAGTGAAGGAAGTACTCCATTAACAAGTATACTTGTCAGCACCATGTCAGTGGCCAGTTCTGAGGCTAGCACCTTTGCAACAACTCGTCTTGACACAAGCACACCTGTGACCACGTCTACTGAAGCCCGTTCATCTCCTACAACTTCTGAACGTACCAGCATGCCAACCTCAACTTATAGTGAAGGAAGCACTCCATTAACAAGTATACCTGTCAGCACCACGCCAGTGGCCAGTTCTGAGGCTagcaccctttcaacaactcctgttgaCACCAGGACACCTGTCACCACTTCTGCTGAAGCTAGTTCTTCTCCTACAACTGCTGAAG GACACCTGTGA
- the LOC100971047 gene encoding mucin-17 — protein MSVASSEASTFATTRLDTSTPVTTSTEARSSPTTSERTSMPTSTYSEGSTPLTSIPVSTTPVASSEASTLSTTPVDTRTPVTTSAEASSSPTTAEGTSMPISTPSEGSSPLTSILVSTMPVAISEASTFSTTPVDTSTPVTTSTEASSSPTTAEGTSIPTSTPSERTTPLTSTPVSTTPVASPEASTLSPTPVDSNSPVVTSTEVSSSPTPVEDTSMPTSTYREGSTPLTSMPVSTTPVASSAISTLSTTPVDTSTAVTTSTEAHSSPTTSEGSSMPTSTPSEGSTPLRSIPVSTMPVASSEASTLSTTPVDTRTPVTTSTAASSSPTTAEVTSMPTSSPSEGSTPLTSIPLSTTLVASPEASTLSTTPVDSNSSVVTSTEVSSSATSAEGSSMPTSTYSEGSTPLASILVSTMPVASSEASTFSTTRLDTSTPVTTSTEASSSPTTAEGTSIPTSSPSERTTPLTSVPVSTTPVASPEASTLSTTPVDSNSPVVTSTEVSSSPTPAEDTSMPTSTYSEGRTPLTSMPVSSTPMASSAISTLSTTPVDTSTPVTTSTEAHSSPTTSECTSMPTSTPSEGSPPLTNIPLSTMPVASSEASTLSTTPVDNRTPVTTSTEAHSSPTTSEAYLSPLLLKAVLLLQLLKHTQHNQQRLHYFCINAFCNEYTSHLYFCHHPSCDPFIRIQQAVNNYFSHHPTYIFSCSLQYTSNNLCLLHDCEP, from the exons ATGTCAGTGGCCAGTTCTGAGGCTAGCACCTTTGCAACAACTCGTCTTGACACAAGCACACCTGTGACCACGTCTACTGAAGCCCGTTCATCTCCTACAACTTCTGAACGTACCAGCATGCCAACCTCAACTTATAGTGAAGGAAGCACTCCATTAACAAGTATACCTGTCAGCACCACGCCAGTGGCCAGTTCTGAGGCTagcaccctttcaacaactcctgttgaCACCAGGACACCTGTCACCACTTCTGCTGAAGCTAGTTCTTCTCCTACAACTGCTGAAGGTACCAGCATGCCAATCTCAACTCCTAGTGAAGGAAGTAGTCCATTAACAAGTATACTTGTCAGCACCATGCCAGTGGCCATTTCTGAGGCTAGCACCTtttcaacaactcctgttgaCACCAGCACACCTGTGACCACGTCTACTGAAGCCAGTTCATCTCCTACAACTGCTGAAGGTACCAGCATACCAACCTCAACTCCTAGTGAAAGAACGACCCCATTAACAAGTACACCTGTCAGCACCACGCCGGTGGCCAGTCCTGAGGCTAGCACCCTTTCACCAACTCCTGTTGACTCCAACAGTCCTGTGGTCACTTCTACTGAAGTCAGTTCATCTCCTACACCTGTTGAGGATACCAGCATGCCAACCTCAACTTATCGTGAAGGAAGCACTCCATTAACAAGTATGCCTGTCAGCACCACACCGGTGGCCAGTTCCGCAATCagcaccctttcaacaactcctgtGGACACCAGCACAGCTGTGACCACTTCTACTGAAGCCCATTCATCTCCTACAACTTCTGAAGGTAGCAGCATGCCAACCTCAACTCCTAGTGAAGGAAGCACTCCATTAAGAAGTATACCTGTCAGCACCATGCCGGTGGCCAGTTCTGAGGCTagcaccctttcaacaactcctgttgaCACCAGGACACCTGTGACCACTTCTACTGCAGCCAGTTCATCTCCTACAACTGCTGAAGTTACCAGCATGCCAACCTCAAGTCCTAGTGAAGGAAGCACTCCATTAACAAGTATACCTCTCAGCACCACGCTCGTGGCCAGTCCTGAGGCTAGCACActttcaacaactcctgttgaCTCCAACAGTTCTGTGGTCACTTCTACTGAAGTCAGTTCATCTGCTACATCTGCTGAAGGTAGCAGCATGCCAACCTCAACTTATAGTGAAGGAAGCACTCCATTAGCAAGTATACTTGTCAGCACCATGCCAGTGGCCAGTTCTGAGGCTAGCACCTTTTCAACAACTCGTCTTGACACAAGCACACCTGTGACCACGTCTACTGAAGCCAGTTCATCTCCTACAACTGCTGAAGGTACCAGCATACCAACCTCAAGTCCTAGTGAAAGAACGACCCCATTAACAAGTGTACCTGTCAGCACCACGCCGGTAGCCAGTCCTGAGGCTagcaccctttcaacaactcctgttgaCTCCAACAGTCCTGTGGTCACTTCTACTGAAGTCAGTTCATCTCCTACACCTGCTGAAGATACCAGCATGCCAACCTCAACTTATAGTGAAGGAAGAACTCCATTAACAAGTATGCCTGTCAGCAGCACACCGATGGCCAGTTCTGCAATCagcaccctttcaacaactcctgttgaCACCAGCACACCTGTGACCACTTCTACTGAAGCCCATTCATCTCCTACAACTTCTGAATGTACCAGCATGCCAACCTCAACTCCTAGTGAAGGAAGCCCTCCATTAACAAATATACCTCTCAGCACCATGCCAGTGGCCAGTTCTGAGGCTagcaccctttcaacaactcctgttgaCAACAGGACACCTGTCACCACTTCTACTGAAGCCCATTCATCTCCTACAACTTCTGAAG CATACCTGTCACCACTTCTACTGAAGGCAGTTCTTCTCCTACAACTGCTGAAG CACACCCAGCACAACCAGCAGAGGCTGCACTACTTCTGCATCAATGCTTTCTGCAACGAGTACACCTCACACCTCTACTTCTGTCACCACCCGTCCTGTGACCCCTTCATCAGAATCCAGCAGGCCGTCAACAATTACTTCTCACACCATCCCACCTATATTTTCTCCTGCTCACTCCAGTACACCTccaacaacctctgcctcctccacgACTGTGAACCCTGA